CGGCGTCGGACTTCGAGATGCGCGAGTTGTTGAGCTTCACGCCCGCGAGCACGTTGTCGCGGATCGACATCGTCGGGAACGGGTTCGGGCGCTGGAAGACCATGCCGATCTGGCGGCGCACGAGCACCGGGTCGACGCCCTGGCCGTACAGGTCCTCGCCGTCGAGGAGGACCTCACCCTCGACGCGCGCGCCGGGGATGACCTCGTGCATGCGGTTGAGGGTGCGGAGGAAGGTGGACTTGCCGCAGCCGGACGGGCCGATGAAGGCCGTCACACTGCGGGGTTCGATGTCGAGGGACACGCCCTCCACGGCGAGGAAGTCGCTGTAGTAGACGTTGAGGTCGTTGACTTCGATGCTCTTGGACACGTCGGGTGCTTTCTGTCGGATGCCGCGGCTCAGCGGCCGAACTTGGGGGCGAACTTCTTGGCGACGAAGCGCGCGATGAGGTTCAGGGCCATGACGATGATGATGAGGGTCAGCGCTCCGGCCCAGGCGCGCTCGAGAGCGGCCGGGATGTTCGTGCCGGGGTTCTGGAACTGGTCGTAGACGAAGACCGGCAGGGTCATCATCGGGTTGTCGAATCCGTTGACGTTGAGCGACTGGGTGAACCCGGCGGTCAGCAGCAGCGGAGCGGTCTCGCCGATGACGCGGGAGATCGACAGCATGATGCCTGTCGTGATGCCCGCGATGGATGTCGGGAGCACCACCTTGACGATCGTCAGCCACTTCGGCACGCCGAGCGCGTAGGCCGCTTCGCGCAGCTCGTTTGGGACGAGGCGGAGCATCTCCTCGCTCGAGCGCACGACGACCGGGATCATCAGCACCGAGAGCGCGAGCGACCCCATGAAGCCCGTGTTGAGGCCGGGGCCGAACAGCAGCGCGCAGACCGCGACGATGAACAGACCGGCGACGATCGACGGGATGCCGGTCATCACGTCCACGAAGAAGGTGATCGCCTTGGCGACACGGCCGCGGCCGTACTCGACGAGGTAGATGGAGGTCATGAGGCCGATCGGCACGGAGATGACCGTCGCCCAGCCGGTGACGATGAGCGTGCCGTAGATGGCGTGGACGGCGCCGCCGCCCTCACCGACCACGTTGCGCATCGAGTTCGAGAAGAACATCGGGTCGAAGCGGGCGATGCCGTTGACGACGACGGTGAACAGCAGCGAGATGAGCGGCAGCAGCGCGATCGTGAAGGCGATCGACACGAGGACAGTCGCCAGGCGGTCGGCGGCACGTCGCCGCGTCTCGACGACGCTCGACAGGATCACGAGCGCGATCGCGAACAGCACGACGCCGATGAAGACGGTTCCGGCGATGTTGAAGTCCGCGACGTCTCCGCCGCTGTTCATGATCGCGAAGACGATTCCCGAGAGGACGAGCGCGCCGGCGAGCAGGGTCCACGGCATCCACTTGGGCAGCTGCCCTGCGGTGAGCGAGTTGCCGACGGGCGTGCGGGTCTCGGAGCGGGTGAGGGTGGTCATCAGTTCGCTCCAGAGAACTCGGCGCGGCGGTTGACGACCCACCGGGCGATCGCATTGACCGCGAAGGTCACGATGAAGAGGATGAGGCCGGTCGCGATGAGGACGTTGACGCCGTCGCCGTAGGCCTCACCGAAGTTGAGGGCGATGTTCGCGGGGATGGGCGTCGGGTTGCTGGAGTTCAGCACCTGGAAGGTGACGGCTCCCGTGGCCGACAGCACCATGGTGACGGCCATCGTCTCGCCGAGGGCGCGGCCGAGACCGAGCATCGCTCCCGAGACCATGCCGCCGCGGGCGAACGGGAAGACCGCCATGCGGATCATCTCCCAGCGCGTCGCGCCGAGCGCGAGAGCCGCCTCCTCGTGGAGGACGGGCGTCTGCAGGAAGACCTCGCGGGTGATGGCGGTCATGATCGGGAGGATCATCACCGCGAGGACGAGGGATGCCGTCAGGATCGTGCGACCGCCGGGGGAGACCGCGCCGGCGAAGAAGGGGATCCAGCCGAAGTTCTCGTTCAGCCAGACGTAGAACGGCTGCAGGATCTGCGAGAAGACGAGTGCGCCCCAGAGGCCGTAGACGACGGAGGGGATGGCCGCCAGCAGATCGATCACGTAGCCGAGCGCGGACGCGAGTCGGCGGGGTGCGTAGTGGGAGATGAAGAGGGCGATGCCGATCGCGAGCGGCGTCGCGACGACGAGCGCGATGACCGAGGCCCAGAGCGTGCCGAAGACGAACGGCCACACGTACTGCCAGAACGGCTCGCCGTTGAGGAACTGCGTCTCTTCCGGGTTCGCCGTGAATGCCGGGATGCTCTCCACGATGAGGAAGAGCGTGACCGCGGCGAGAACGATCAGGATGATGATGCCCGCGCCCAGCGCGGTGCTCGAGAAAACGAGGTCGCCGCGTCGCCGCATCGGCCGTGGGGCGGTGTCCTGGTCGGCGACCAGGTCGGGGGTGGGGGGCATCGCAGTCCTCGGGTTGGAAGCGGGGCGGACGTGAGTGCTGCTGGTGACCCCCGAAGGGGCCACCAGCAGCGAGGGTCTTACTTCTTGGCGCTGATCATGTCGATCGCGGTCTGAGCCTTCTCGGCGACCTCGGTCGACAGGGGAGCGGAGCCGGCAGCCTCGTTGGCGGCCTTCTGGCCCTCTTCGCTGACGATGTACGAGAAGTACGCCTTCACGATGTCGGCAGTGGCGGCATCCTCGTACTGCGCGCAACCGATGAGGTAGCTCACGAGAGCGATCGGGTACGAACCGGCCGGCGCCTTGGCGGGGTCGACGTTGAAGACGAGGTCGCCCTCGCCGCGACCCTCTTCGAGGGGCGACGATGCAACGAGCTCGGCCGCGGCCTCCGAGGAGAACGGCACGAAGTCGTCGCCGACCTGGACGGCGGCGGAGCCGAGGTCACCGACGCGGGAAGCGTCGATGTAACCGATCGTGCCCTTGCCACCGGTGACCGTCGCCTCGACACCCGAGGTCTGCTGGGCAGCCTCGGAGCGCGTGGTCTTGACGGGCCAGGCGTCGTCGTCCTCGTACGGCCACGCGTCGGGCGCGACGGAGGCGAGGTAGGCGGTGAAGGTTCCGGTGGTGCCGGACTCGTCGCCGCGGAAGACGGGCGTGATGGCCAGGTCGGGAAGCGTGGCGTCCTTGTTGAGATCAGCGATCTCGGGGTCGTTCCACTTCTCGATCTTCTCGTTGAAGATGTCGGCGATGACCTTGGGGGTCAGGTTCAGCTTGGTGATGCCGTCGAG
This DNA window, taken from Microbacterium sp. MM2322, encodes the following:
- the pstC gene encoding phosphate ABC transporter permease subunit PstC, producing MPPTPDLVADQDTAPRPMRRRGDLVFSSTALGAGIIILIVLAAVTLFLIVESIPAFTANPEETQFLNGEPFWQYVWPFVFGTLWASVIALVVATPLAIGIALFISHYAPRRLASALGYVIDLLAAIPSVVYGLWGALVFSQILQPFYVWLNENFGWIPFFAGAVSPGGRTILTASLVLAVMILPIMTAITREVFLQTPVLHEEAALALGATRWEMIRMAVFPFARGGMVSGAMLGLGRALGETMAVTMVLSATGAVTFQVLNSSNPTPIPANIALNFGEAYGDGVNVLIATGLILFIVTFAVNAIARWVVNRRAEFSGAN
- a CDS encoding phosphate ABC transporter substrate-binding protein PstS encodes the protein MKLNRIARVGAVAAVAVLSLSACAANEGTPAGSGQPSDGGSALSGTVKATGASSQGAAQQAWTAAFQQANPDVTINYQPTGSGTGRDNFIAGSSNFIGSDRAYTSDEIAAGKFGACATPDIIEVPAYISPVAVVFNLDGITKLNLTPKVIADIFNEKIEKWNDPEIADLNKDATLPDLAITPVFRGDESGTTGTFTAYLASVAPDAWPYEDDDAWPVKTTRSEAAQQTSGVEATVTGGKGTIGYIDASRVGDLGSAAVQVGDDFVPFSSEAAAELVASSPLEEGRGEGDLVFNVDPAKAPAGSYPIALVSYLIGCAQYEDAATADIVKAYFSYIVSEEGQKAANEAAGSAPLSTEVAEKAQTAIDMISAKK
- the pstA gene encoding phosphate ABC transporter permease PstA; translated protein: MTTLTRSETRTPVGNSLTAGQLPKWMPWTLLAGALVLSGIVFAIMNSGGDVADFNIAGTVFIGVVLFAIALVILSSVVETRRRAADRLATVLVSIAFTIALLPLISLLFTVVVNGIARFDPMFFSNSMRNVVGEGGGAVHAIYGTLIVTGWATVISVPIGLMTSIYLVEYGRGRVAKAITFFVDVMTGIPSIVAGLFIVAVCALLFGPGLNTGFMGSLALSVLMIPVVVRSSEEMLRLVPNELREAAYALGVPKWLTIVKVVLPTSIAGITTGIMLSISRVIGETAPLLLTAGFTQSLNVNGFDNPMMTLPVFVYDQFQNPGTNIPAALERAWAGALTLIIIVMALNLIARFVAKKFAPKFGR